The Rhizobium grahamii DNA window CCCGGTGGTAGTTGCGCGCGACTTTCGATCAGTGTCGTGGCGACTTGCTCGCAACCCTCGAAGACATCCGACAAGTAAGTTCAAAGGCGCCCGGAAATGAGCACGCAAACCGAAACTTCCGCCACTCGCGCAACACGCAGCAATCTCAAGCCGATCCTCGGCGCCGCGCTCGCAATCATTGTCGTTGGCGCTATCGCGATTGATACCACGGTGGTTCGGATCGGCTCCGGGGACGATGTCCGGCAGCAGGCGTTTTCGCCCGAATCCTATGGCGCAGAGCAGTTTCCGAAGATCCAGGCTGCGGTGCAGCAAAAGGCGGTCGCGGCGACCGAACTCGCAAACGCGATTGCTGCCGACAAGAAGGCGGCGGGTGAGAAGTATGGCGTGGCGACGACCACCGGGCCCGTCCTTCCCGTCACACTCAACGGCGTCTTCGGCGAGAGGAAGTCCAATTACAACGAACTCAAGGTCGACGGATTGCCGGCGGATGTAACCGTCCGCGTTCAGACTGGCCCAGCCGTGAATGGTACGGACCTGCGTGATGCGACCGGGACGATCGAGTTCGGCCAGTTTACCAACCAGATCCAGTTTCAGGATGCCGGCTCGGCCATCAACAACGAGATGAAGAAATCCGTTCTGGCCAATCTGGATCCGGCGACACTGACAGGCAAGACGGCCTCGGTGGTCGGCGTTTTCAAGCTCGTGAATCCGAAGAACTGGCTCGTGACGCCGGTGAAGGTTGAAGTGAAATGAGCCAGCCGTCACAAATACCTCAGGCGCAGGGCGAAGTCGTCCTTGCTGCTCGCAACATCGCGAAGTCCTACGGCAGCGTCCACGCTCTGAAGGGTGTCAATTTCGACATTCATAAAGGCCAGGTGACGACCTTGTTCGGCGAAAACGGCGCCGGCAAGTCTACGCTCATGAAGATCCTTTCTGGCGTTGTTCAGCCGAGCTCGGGAGAAATCATTCTTGACGGCCAGCCGATCAGCTTCGCGTCGTCTACGCATGCTCGCGAGAATGGAATTTCGATCATTCACCAGGAGCTCAGCCTCGCACCCAACTTGAGTGTGCGCGACAACATCTTCATGGGCCGTGAGATCATCACCGGCGGGGTGGTCGACTTCGCAGAAGAGGAGCGCCAGACGCGCGCCTTGATGCAAGAGCTCGAAGAAGACATCGACCCATTGACGCCCGTTGAAGATCTTCGCCTGGGACAACAGCAGATCGTTGAGATCGCCCGTGCGCTGTCGGTAAACTCGCGCATTCTCATCATGGATGAGCCGACTTCGGCATTGAGCGCCGCCGAAGTGGAAGTTCTCTTCAAGGTCATCCACGATCTGAAGAGCCGCGGCGTCTCGATCGTCTATATCTCGCACCACCTCGAGGAAGCGCTTCAGATCACCAATCATGCCGTTGTCCTGCGCGACGGCAACATGACCGCCTACGCCGAGCGCAAGGACATCGATCTCGAATGGATCGTGCGCAACATGGTCGGCGACAATTTCGACCTCGGCAATCCGCCCGACGGATACGACTTCGGCAATGTCGCGCTCTCGATCGACAATCTGACCGTCCCCGGCCCATCGGGCGCCGCCTACAATGCGGTCGATCGGCTTTCGCTCAATGTGCGAGCCGGCGAGGTGGTGTGCATCTATGGTCTGATGGGAGCCGGCCGCACCGAACTGCTCGAATGCGTTGCCGGACGGCTGCACGCCCGCGGTGGCCATATTCTGCTCGACGGCCAGGATGTCAGACATTTGAGCATCGCAGACCGGATCGCCAGCGGCCTGGTGCTGGTTCCCGAAGATCGTCAGCGTGACGGCCTGGTCCAGACGATGACGGTCGGGTCCAACCTGTCACTTGCCAGCATTCGAACCTTCACGAAGGGTCTATTCACCTCCAGCCGGCGTGAACGTGAACTTGTCGGAGCCTCGATCCGCAAGGTGCATGTGAAGACGGATGGCGGCGATGCCGCGATCGGCTCGCTCTCTGGCGGCAACCAACAGAAGGTCGTCATCGGCAAGATGCTTGCGACCGAACCCAAGGTCATTCTGCTGGACGAGCCTAGCCGCGGTATCGACATCGGCGCCAAGGCTGAAGTCTTCAAGCTCTTGGCCGAGCGCGCCAAGCAAGGGCTTGCCGTCATCTACTCGACTTCGGAAGTCAATGAATGCCTCAGCATTGCGCATCGCATCATCGTCATGCGCCGCGGCAAGATCTCGGCCGAATTCGGTTCTGATGTCACCAAGGAAAAGATCATGGCCGCCTCGGGCGAAGCCGTGGTCGCGCACTAGCCGGAAACATGGAGTACTGATTATGTCAGTCACGAACGTCACAGAGAAAAAATCAGTATCCAACGGCCAGAAGCGCAACAACAATATCGTGCGCCTGATCCTGGAAGGACGAGCCTTCTTCGCGCTGATCGTCATCATCGCGGTATTCTCGTTCCTGTCGCCTTATTACTTCTCGCTCAGCAACTTCCTGATCATGGCGTCGCACGTCGCGATCTTCGGCATTCTCGCCATTGGCATGCTGCTGGTCATTCTCAATGGCGGCATTGACCTCTCCGTTGGATCGACGCTCGGCCTTGCCGGCTGCATCGCGGGCTTCCTGATGCAGGGCGTCACGCTCAATGCCTTCGGTGTCATCCTCTATCCGCCGGTCTGGGCCGTTGTCATTATCACCTGCGCTCTCGGTGCGCTCGTCGGCGCCGTGAATGGCGTGCTGATCGCCTACCTCAAGGTGCCGGCCTTCGTTGCCTCGCTCGGCGTGCTCTATGTCGCACGCGGCATTGCCCTCCTGATGACCAATGGTTTGACCTACAACAATCTCGGCGGCCGCCCGGAGTTGGGCAACACCGGCTTCGATTGGCTGGGCTTCAATCGACTGGCTGGTGTTCCGATCGGCGTCATCGTGCTTGCTGTCCTGGCAATCGTCTGCGGCATCGTCCTGAGCAAGACCGCGTTCGGTCGCTGGCTATACGCCTCGGGCGGTAACGAGCGCGCCGCTGATCTTTCGGGTGTTCCCGTCAAGCGCGTCAAGATCACAGTCTATGTCCTATCGGGCATCTGCGCAGCAATCGCCGGCCTGGTCCTGTCGTCACAGCTGACCTCCGCTGGTCCGACGGCCGGTACGACCTACGAACTTACGGCCATTGCTGCCGTCGTCATCGGCGGGGCAGCACTGACCGGCGGTCGCGGTACGGTTCGCGGGACAATGCTCGGCGCGTTCGTCATCGGCTTCCTCTCCGACGGTCTCGTGATCATCGGCGTGTCGGCCTACTGGCAGACGGTATTTACGGGCGCGGTCATTGTTCTCGCCGTCCTGATGAACAGCATTCAATACGGCCGCCGGGTCAAGACGTCCTGACGGCCTAGATCGAAACTTGTCCACGACGTCAGGCTGCATCGTGCAAAGCCGGTTGGGGAAAGCATGGCCGGTTGACCGGCAGATAACTGAGCTCACTAAAGGGAGAGAGACTATGTTTAAGAGAGGCATGCGCATTCTTCTGGCCGCCGCTGCAGTGGCACCGATCCTCGTCAGCACCGCTTGGGCAGCGGGCCAGATGACGATCATCGTCAACGATCCGTCCAACCCCTACTGGCTGACGGAAGGCAATGTCGCCAAGGCGACCGCGGAAAAGCTCGGCTACACCGCGTCGGTCAGCGCTCACAAGGGCGACACCAACACCGAAAGCAATCTGATCGACACGGCAATCACCAACAAGTCGGTTGCGATCATTCTCGATCCCGCCAACGCTGACGGTTCGGTCGGCGCGGTGAAGAAGGCGGTCGCTGCGGGTATTCCGGTCATTCTCGTCAACGCCGAGATTAACCAGGAAGGACTAGCCAAGGCACAGCTCGTTTCCAACAACGCGCAGGGTGCCGCGATCGGCGCGCAGCAGTGGGTCGAAGCCGTTGGCGACAAGGGCAAGTACGCAGAACTGTTCGGCGCACCATCCGACAACAATGCAGCTACTCGCTCCAACGGCTACGAGACCGTTCTGACGCAGTATCCGGACCTGCAGAAGGCAGCAAAGGAAGTGGCTAACTGGGATCGTACCCAGGGTCACAACAAGATGCAGTCGATGCTGCAGGCAAATCCTGACATCATCGGCGTGATCTCCGGCAATGACGAAATGGCGCTTGGCGCGATCGCAGCGCTCAAGGAAGCCGGCAAGCTCGCTAACGTCAAGGTTGGCGGCTTCGACGGTTCGCCGGATGCTGTTGCCGCTATCAAGGCAGGCGAATTGCAGTACACGGTGCTTCAGCCGGTCGCCATCTTCTCGGAAGAAGCTGTGAAGCAGGCTGATAACGTCATCAAGAATGGCAGCACGGGCGCCAAGAGCGAGAAGCAGCTGTTCGATTGCCTGCTGATCACCAAGGACAATGTCGACAAGTATACCGGTCCCTTTGTTCTCTCGCAGTAAGCCGTAAAGACGGTTCTCCCAAGCTGGAAGCGGGCAGGCAACTGCCCGTTTCCAATCGATTTTGCCTCGAATCCGCAATGGCTGTAGGAAGCTGATATCTGGAAATTTCAGCGACAGGGGTAACCCGTGACACAGAAGACAAGCCAAGGCGAAAACCTGTTGGACGAACTGACGAGCGACAGTCGGCAGACGCGCCAGATTGCGCGCCGCCGGATGATCGCAGAGGCGGTCATGAGTGAAGGCTCCATGCGGATCGAAGATCTGACGGATCGCTTCGGCATCAGCCTGATGACTGCGCATCGCGACGTGGACGAACTGGTCAGCCGTGGCCTGTTCCGGAAAACCCGCGGTATTGTCACCGCCGCCGCAACCAATCTCATCGAATCCAGCGATGTCTATCGAGCGAACCGTCAGGCCGCCGAGAAGAAACTGATCGCAGAAGCTGCCATGCAGTTCGTGGAGCCGGGCCAGGCGATCTTTTTCGACGACTCTACCACGGTTCTGCAGATGGTGCCGCATCTGCCTGCCAAGGTGCCGATTACCGCAATCACCAATTCCCTGACGCTGATGAACGCCTTGACCGGCATGCATGACGTAACGCTGATCGGTCTCGGAGGGCAATACTACAACTGGTGCAACGCATTCATGGGCCGCATGACGATCAACGAGATCAAGGCGCTCAGGGCCGATATCGCGTTGATCTCGATGTCGGCGATCAGCGACGGCACGGTGCTGCATCAGTCACCTGAAACCATCGACACGAAGCGAGCGATGTTCGATTGCTCGGTCAAGCGCATCCTGCTTGCCGATCACACCAAGTTCGAACGGCGAGCGCTTCACAGTTTTGCCGCGCTGGAGGACTTCGACGTCGTCATCGTCGACGACAAGATATCTCCAGTTCACATCGACCGGATGCGGTCGAGAGACATTAATGTTGTCATTGCTAGACCGAGTGGCGCGCGTTCATGACGAAGCGTGCGCTGTCGGTTCCAGCGGAAGTGAGAGTTTATGCCGAGTCTGCTTGGGATCGATAGCGGCCTGACCGTTACCAAGGCCGTCATCTTCGACATCGACGGAACGCCAATTGCCGTCGCGCGCCGCAAGGTCACGCAATTCATGCCGAAAGCGCGTCATGTCGAACGCGATATGGTCGAACTCTGGAACGCCACAGCTGACGCGATCCGGGAAGCGATCGCCCTCAGCGGTCGACCGGCTTCCGATATTCAGGCAATCGGCGCCACGGCGCATGGCGACGGCATCTATCTTCTTGATGGAAAGCACCGACCCCTTGGGCGCGGGATACTATCATTGGACAGCCGCGCCGGCGCTATTGTCGAAGCGTGGAACGAGAGCGATGTCGCGGAGTGTTCGATAGAGCTTACCGGTCAGGTTCCCCACGTGTCGGCGCCATCGGCGCTTCTTGCCTGGATCAGGAAGATGGAACCGGAGCGTTATGGCCGGATCGGTCACCTGATGAGCTGCAAGGACTGGCTGCGTTTCTGCCTGACGGGAGTTGCGGGGACGGATCGAACCGAGGCCAGCACCTCATTCACGGATGTCCGGACCCAGGAATATACCGGGGATGCACTGCGTATGTTTGGGCTTTCCGATCTTGACCACGCTTTGCCGCCGGCGGCTCGCTCGGACGAAGTCATCGGTGCTGTCAGCAGAGACGCGGCTTCATTGACCGGCCTTGTCGAAGGTACGCCTGTCGTTGCCGGACTGCACGATGTGACCGCGTCCGCATTGGGAGCAGGCGGCTATGCGGAGGGCGTTGTAGCCGTCATCGCCGGCACCTATTCGATTAACGAAACCTTGTCCTCAGAACCGCGCGTCGATCGCCGATGGTTCTGCCGCAACGGCATCACGCCCGGCACCTGGAACAACATGTCGATCTCGCCGGCATCGAGCGCAAACTACGAATGGTTCCTGGATCGCCTGTGTGCCGCCGAACAGACGACCGCTGCCTCGATCCATGCTTTGCTCGGACCGGAAATCGAGGCGGCGCTTTCCCGCCCGTCGACGGCGCTTTTCCATCCCTATCTGTTCGGCTCGCCTTACGGTTCTTCCGCCAGCGCCGGCTTCTTCGGCCTCGGCGGCTGGCATGATCGCGGAGATTTGCTGCGCGCCGTGCTTGAGGGTATCGCGTTCAATCACCGCATTCATGTAGACGCGCTCAAGGACGGCTTCAGCTTTTCGCAGGTCAGGCTGGCCGGCGGTGTTTCCCGCAACCCGTCCGTCGTCCAGATCTTTGCTGATGTGCTTGGAATGCCGGTAACGACGTCCCAGACCGATGAGGCCGCCGCCTGGGGCGCAGCGCTTTGCGCCGGTCGTGGCGTCGGGATCTTTGCCGACCTCCAGAGCGACCAGGGCACTGCGGCGGCGACGCAGGTTTATCACCCCGATCCAGCCCGCAGGGCGCAGTACGAGAAGCGCTTTGAGGTTTTCCGCGAGATTGCAGAGGCGATGAAGCCGCTGTGGCCGAAAATCGCCGATCTCGCATCCTCGCCCGAACATTGATTGTGAAAGACCCGCAGCGTATCGCGGGACATAGGAAGACATGACGATGACTGCCGACATGAAACAACGCCTTTCGACAATCGAAGATGGTGAGACTGACGTCCTCATCATAGGGGCAGGTATCAACGGCGCCGGGCTGTTTCGGGATTTGTCGGCGCAGGGCATCAATTGCGTTATCGTCGACAAGGCCGACTTCGGCTCCGGCACCAGCGCCGCACCTTCTCGTCTTATTCATGGTGGCTTGAAATATCTGGAGACAGGGGAGTTCGGCCTTGTCTCGCAGTCGACGCTCGAGCGGAATCTTTTGCTCAAGAACGCGCCGCATTGCGTCGAAGCTTTGCCGACGTTCATTCCGGTATTTTCATGGACGCGCGGCATATGGGCCGCGTTGCGCACGCTGTTCGGCTCGAAGACCGCGCCGAGAAGCCGCGGCGCCGTGCTCATCAAGATTGGTCTTGCGCTTTATGATTTCTTCGGTTCTCGGGATTGCACGATGCCGCGCCATCGGTTCATCCTGAAGGGTCGTGCCCGCCGGGAGATGCCGCACGTGACGTCGGCGATCGTTGCCGGAGGAATTTATTACGACGCCAAGATCAGCCGTCCCGAGCGTCTTGTCTACGAGCTTATCAGCGATGGACTTCAGACCAACCAGCGAAGCTTCGCCACCAATTTCTCGACGCTGATCTCCAGCGACGGTCGGATAGTGATTTTCAAGCAGGCGGATGGATCCGAATTTTCCGTGTCTCCGAAAATCGTTGTCAACGCGGCAGGGCCATGGATCGACAATGTCAACGAGGCGCTTGGCGCTCCATCCCGCTTGATCGGCGGTACGAAGGGATCGCATATCCTGCTCGATCATCCCGAGCTCGTCCGCAGCCTCAATGGCCACATGATCTATTTCGAGGCCGACGACGGGCGCATCTGCCTCGTCTACAGCTATCTCGGCCTCGCGCTGGTGGGATCGACCGACATTCCATCGAACGATCCCGACGGTGTGCGATGCGAGGAGCC harbors:
- a CDS encoding DUF2291 family protein, whose protein sequence is MSTQTETSATRATRSNLKPILGAALAIIVVGAIAIDTTVVRIGSGDDVRQQAFSPESYGAEQFPKIQAAVQQKAVAATELANAIAADKKAAGEKYGVATTTGPVLPVTLNGVFGERKSNYNELKVDGLPADVTVRVQTGPAVNGTDLRDATGTIEFGQFTNQIQFQDAGSAINNEMKKSVLANLDPATLTGKTASVVGVFKLVNPKNWLVTPVKVEVK
- a CDS encoding sugar ABC transporter ATP-binding protein; this encodes MSQPSQIPQAQGEVVLAARNIAKSYGSVHALKGVNFDIHKGQVTTLFGENGAGKSTLMKILSGVVQPSSGEIILDGQPISFASSTHARENGISIIHQELSLAPNLSVRDNIFMGREIITGGVVDFAEEERQTRALMQELEEDIDPLTPVEDLRLGQQQIVEIARALSVNSRILIMDEPTSALSAAEVEVLFKVIHDLKSRGVSIVYISHHLEEALQITNHAVVLRDGNMTAYAERKDIDLEWIVRNMVGDNFDLGNPPDGYDFGNVALSIDNLTVPGPSGAAYNAVDRLSLNVRAGEVVCIYGLMGAGRTELLECVAGRLHARGGHILLDGQDVRHLSIADRIASGLVLVPEDRQRDGLVQTMTVGSNLSLASIRTFTKGLFTSSRRERELVGASIRKVHVKTDGGDAAIGSLSGGNQQKVVIGKMLATEPKVILLDEPSRGIDIGAKAEVFKLLAERAKQGLAVIYSTSEVNECLSIAHRIIVMRRGKISAEFGSDVTKEKIMAASGEAVVAH
- a CDS encoding ABC transporter permease → MSVTNVTEKKSVSNGQKRNNNIVRLILEGRAFFALIVIIAVFSFLSPYYFSLSNFLIMASHVAIFGILAIGMLLVILNGGIDLSVGSTLGLAGCIAGFLMQGVTLNAFGVILYPPVWAVVIITCALGALVGAVNGVLIAYLKVPAFVASLGVLYVARGIALLMTNGLTYNNLGGRPELGNTGFDWLGFNRLAGVPIGVIVLAVLAIVCGIVLSKTAFGRWLYASGGNERAADLSGVPVKRVKITVYVLSGICAAIAGLVLSSQLTSAGPTAGTTYELTAIAAVVIGGAALTGGRGTVRGTMLGAFVIGFLSDGLVIIGVSAYWQTVFTGAVIVLAVLMNSIQYGRRVKTS
- a CDS encoding D-ribose ABC transporter substrate-binding protein, which codes for MFKRGMRILLAAAAVAPILVSTAWAAGQMTIIVNDPSNPYWLTEGNVAKATAEKLGYTASVSAHKGDTNTESNLIDTAITNKSVAIILDPANADGSVGAVKKAVAAGIPVILVNAEINQEGLAKAQLVSNNAQGAAIGAQQWVEAVGDKGKYAELFGAPSDNNAATRSNGYETVLTQYPDLQKAAKEVANWDRTQGHNKMQSMLQANPDIIGVISGNDEMALGAIAALKEAGKLANVKVGGFDGSPDAVAAIKAGELQYTVLQPVAIFSEEAVKQADNVIKNGSTGAKSEKQLFDCLLITKDNVDKYTGPFVLSQ
- a CDS encoding DeoR/GlpR family DNA-binding transcription regulator, with the translated sequence MIAEAVMSEGSMRIEDLTDRFGISLMTAHRDVDELVSRGLFRKTRGIVTAAATNLIESSDVYRANRQAAEKKLIAEAAMQFVEPGQAIFFDDSTTVLQMVPHLPAKVPITAITNSLTLMNALTGMHDVTLIGLGGQYYNWCNAFMGRMTINEIKALRADIALISMSAISDGTVLHQSPETIDTKRAMFDCSVKRILLADHTKFERRALHSFAALEDFDVVIVDDKISPVHIDRMRSRDINVVIARPSGARS
- a CDS encoding FGGY-family carbohydrate kinase; translation: MPSLLGIDSGLTVTKAVIFDIDGTPIAVARRKVTQFMPKARHVERDMVELWNATADAIREAIALSGRPASDIQAIGATAHGDGIYLLDGKHRPLGRGILSLDSRAGAIVEAWNESDVAECSIELTGQVPHVSAPSALLAWIRKMEPERYGRIGHLMSCKDWLRFCLTGVAGTDRTEASTSFTDVRTQEYTGDALRMFGLSDLDHALPPAARSDEVIGAVSRDAASLTGLVEGTPVVAGLHDVTASALGAGGYAEGVVAVIAGTYSINETLSSEPRVDRRWFCRNGITPGTWNNMSISPASSANYEWFLDRLCAAEQTTAASIHALLGPEIEAALSRPSTALFHPYLFGSPYGSSASAGFFGLGGWHDRGDLLRAVLEGIAFNHRIHVDALKDGFSFSQVRLAGGVSRNPSVVQIFADVLGMPVTTSQTDEAAAWGAALCAGRGVGIFADLQSDQGTAAATQVYHPDPARRAQYEKRFEVFREIAEAMKPLWPKIADLASSPEH
- a CDS encoding glycerol-3-phosphate dehydrogenase/oxidase, with translation MTMTADMKQRLSTIEDGETDVLIIGAGINGAGLFRDLSAQGINCVIVDKADFGSGTSAAPSRLIHGGLKYLETGEFGLVSQSTLERNLLLKNAPHCVEALPTFIPVFSWTRGIWAALRTLFGSKTAPRSRGAVLIKIGLALYDFFGSRDCTMPRHRFILKGRARREMPHVTSAIVAGGIYYDAKISRPERLVYELISDGLQTNQRSFATNFSTLISSDGRIVIFKQADGSEFSVSPKIVVNAAGPWIDNVNEALGAPSRLIGGTKGSHILLDHPELVRSLNGHMIYFEADDGRICLVYSYLGLALVGSTDIPSNDPDGVRCEEPELQYFLDSLRSLLPTLRFDRDQIVYSYSGIRPLPASDSTAPGLISRDHSAPVNEPAGDRLFPIISLVGGKWTTFRGFAEEIADTVLSRLGRSRAVSTRYLAIGGGREFPVDSKQRQGWVDKTARATATDPARVDELLGRYGTTAAAIVKFESRYSDAERLEGAPDYSRKEIDWIARQELVVHLSDIVLRRTTLAIEGRLTMKALRAIADVAHQALGWDADRTATEIADVVTVLRDFHGQALTDDAASKRGSTAYPAAS